Sequence from the Fulvivirga ligni genome:
CCTCCTGTAAGGCATTTTGCACCAGCATCTACACTATCGCATACCTGCTTATGTAATTCATCTCTAAGGTCTTCTCTAGCCATTGGCCCAAGGTCTGTGCTTTCTTCTGATGGGTCACCCATTTTCTTGGCCTTCATTTTATCTACTACCAGGCTTTCAAACTGCTCTTTCACAGCACTTTCTACGATAAACCTTTTAGCAGAAATACAGCTTTGTCCGCCATTTATCAGGCGGCTGGTTACGCAAACTTCTGCTGCATTTTCAAGGTCGGCATCTGCTAAAACCACGTATGGATCGCTACCACCTAGTTCAAGTACAGTTTTCTTTAGCATTTCTCCTGCTTTTGCCGCTACGGATTTGCCTGCAGGAGTACTTCCTGTGAGTGTTACCGCTCTCACTTTATCGTTAGCGATAACGTCATTTACCTCGGAGGAACTTATCAATAAGGTTTTGAAGATGTTTTCAGGAAAACCTGCCTTCTGGAAGATTTCTTCAATGGCTAAGGCACAACCCGGCACATTAGAAGCATGTTTTAAAATTCCGGCGTTACCTGCCATGAGAGCCGGGGCAGCAAACCTCATTACCTGCCAAAAAGGAAAATTCCATGGCATTACGGCTAGTACTATACCTATAGGTTGAAATGATGCGTAGCTTTTTGATGCATCAGTTTCTATTATTTCTCTTTGCAGAAATTGCTCCGCATTATCTGCGTAATAATCACACACCCAAGCACATTTTTCAGCCTCGGCAATGCCATCTTTAGTGAGCTTACCCATTTCCTGAGTCATGAGTTTGCCCCACTTTTCTTTTTCATCTCTAAGAACATTCGCAGCCTTTCGCATGCACTCAGCCCTGTGGCTAAATGAGGTTTGTTTCCAGCTTTTCCAGGCCTCGTGCACATCATCAATAATGGCACTAGCCTGATCAGCCGTATGTTCTTGATATGATTTTATCTTTTCCCCACTAGCGGGATTTATAACTTGCATACTCATATTACTTTCTGTTTAGTCAGTTAGTGATATGGGATGCAAACGTTATGCCTGCTACCCCACCAATGTGTGCAATGGAAAAATAATTCTGAAAATGGTGCCTTTTCCCACCTCACTGTCTACCACAATTTTAGCACCGTGGCTATTAATGATATTCTGAGTAGAGGTTAGTCCTAACCCCATTCCACCTTTTTTACCAGTGAAGAAAGGATCAAACAATTTCTTAATCTCAGTAGCAGGAATACCTTTACCATTATCTGCAATAGACAGCACTACAGAGCTTTCTTCTTTATGCGTGTCTATTTTTAGTATACCGTGATCCACTTCCATGGCTTCAATGGCATTAATTATGATATTTAAGAACGCTGTTTTTAACTGCTCCTTATCAAAAGATATCTTTGGAATTTGTGGCTCAAGTTTACGCACCAATCTAATTCCTCTTAGCTTAATACGATCAGCAGTAATAGCCAAAGTTTCTTCAATGACATCATTCAAGCTACCTACTTCAGGATTTAACTGCTTAGGCTTG
This genomic interval carries:
- a CDS encoding NAD-dependent succinate-semialdehyde dehydrogenase, which translates into the protein MSMQVINPASGEKIKSYQEHTADQASAIIDDVHEAWKSWKQTSFSHRAECMRKAANVLRDEKEKWGKLMTQEMGKLTKDGIAEAEKCAWVCDYYADNAEQFLQREIIETDASKSYASFQPIGIVLAVMPWNFPFWQVMRFAAPALMAGNAGILKHASNVPGCALAIEEIFQKAGFPENIFKTLLISSSEVNDVIANDKVRAVTLTGSTPAGKSVAAKAGEMLKKTVLELGGSDPYVVLADADLENAAEVCVTSRLINGGQSCISAKRFIVESAVKEQFESLVVDKMKAKKMGDPSEESTDLGPMAREDLRDELHKQVCDSVDAGAKCLTGGDIPSEGGAYYPATVLTNVKPGMPAYDEELFGPVASIIEAKDEADAIRIANDSEFGLGAAVFTKDKAKGERIAETELEAGCCFVNTFVKSDPRLPFGGIKDSGYGRELGPYGIKEFVNIKTVYVQ